The Coffea eugenioides isolate CCC68of chromosome 8, Ceug_1.0, whole genome shotgun sequence genome has a segment encoding these proteins:
- the LOC113780823 gene encoding uncharacterized protein LOC113780823 yields MRKYKSSLDAFAQILKNEGARSLFKEAGANILLILKNEGSRIDLQAWRAKEIAREQLQGSYKEAYCQLPFLCQKIMETNPGSIATFATKEDSSFHKLFVSFHASISGFQQGCRPLIFLDSTLLYSKYQGTLLAATFADENNSVFLVAFAVVDEETDENWHWFLSELKSAVSTSRQITFIADSQKGIRESLRDIFGEACYHGYCLCYLAEKLNRDLKGQFSHKARRLMV; encoded by the exons ATGCGGAAGTACAAAAGCTCCCTAGATGCATTTGCTCAGATCTTGAAGAATGAGGGTGCAAGGTCTCTCTTCAAGGAAGCTGGTGCAAACATCTTActgattttgaagaatgaggGTTCAAGAATTG ATTTGCAGGCATGGCGTGCCAAGGAGATTGCCCGTGAGCAGCTTCAGGGATCTTATAAAGAGGCCTACTGCCAACTACCCTTCCTCTGTCAAAAGATAATGGAAACAAATCCAGGTAGTATTGCTACATTCGCGACAAAGGAGGACTCCAGCTTCCACAAGCTCTTTGTCTCGTTTCATGCATCAATATCTGGTTTTCAGCAAGGTTGTCGGCCTCTTATTTTTCTTGACAGCACTCTTCTGTACTCAAAGTATCAAGGCACATTGTTGGCTGCAACATTTGCAGATGAGAATAATAGTGTCTTTCTAGTAGCCTTTGCTGTTGTTGATGAAGAGACTGACGAAAATTGGCATTGGTTTCTGTCAGAACTCAAGTCTGCTGTCTCAACATCCAGGCAAATCACATTTATTGCTGATTCCCAGAAAGGAATAAGAGAGTCATTACGCGATATATTTGGTGAAGCCTGCTATCATGGTTATTGCCTATGCTATCTGGCTGAGAAACTGAATAGAGATTTGAAGGGGCAATTTTCACATAAAGCAAGACGACTCATGGTCTAG